A single region of the Candidatus Manganitrophus noduliformans genome encodes:
- a CDS encoding AAA family ATPase codes for MNPHLCLLKPSRSSIKKEEPGQTTTSVNLAMAFSQKGKKVLLIDLDPQAYSTIGLGFDVVLLLKRDSKAG; via the coding sequence GTGAACCCACACCTATGCCTGCTCAAACCATCGCGATCATCAATCAAAAAGGAGGAACCCGGCCAAACAACGACCTCCGTCAATCTTGCTATGGCGTTCTCCCAAAAAGGAAAAAAAGTTTTATTGATCGATCTCGATCCTCAAGCCTACTCCACCATCGGCTTGGGCTTTGATGTTGTTTTACTCTTAAAAAGAGATTCTAAAGCAGGATGA
- a CDS encoding sigma 54-interacting transcriptional regulator, which translates to MSLQAKKLLKTFEDKVIRRIGNIREQKVDVRIVTATNQSLEEAVRQGRFRSDLFFRLRIINLELPPLRSRGNDILLLAEHFLTINRGATGNKECALAPKPKKCFSIIPGPATSENFGT; encoded by the coding sequence ATTTCCCTCCAAGCTAAAAAATTGCTAAAAACGTTTGAAGACAAAGTGATCCGCCGCATCGGGAATATTCGAGAACAGAAGGTCGACGTCCGCATCGTCACCGCGACAAACCAATCACTGGAAGAAGCCGTCCGCCAAGGACGATTCCGCTCCGACCTTTTTTTTCGCCTTCGGATTATCAACCTGGAGCTTCCTCCCCTCCGCAGCCGCGGAAATGACATCCTGCTTCTTGCAGAGCATTTTTTAACGATCAATCGCGGCGCTACGGGAAACAAGGAATGCGCTTTAGCCCCGAAGCCGAAAAAGTGCTTCTCAATTATTCCTGGCCCGGCAACGTCAGAGAACTTCGGAACATGA
- a CDS encoding helix-turn-helix domain-containing protein, with protein sequence MRFSPEAEKVLLNYSWPGNVRELRNMIEQTVLLSRDSVIAPEQLSLLTGLIKMNQVDRQKENMDRFPLPLQGISLEKVERDFVLQALEQTSWNVTQAAKLLGLTRDTLRYRMDKYKLEPSSSQ encoded by the coding sequence ATGCGCTTTAGCCCCGAAGCCGAAAAAGTGCTTCTCAATTATTCCTGGCCCGGCAACGTCAGAGAACTTCGGAACATGATTGAACAGACTGTCCTCCTCTCCCGTGACAGCGTTATCGCACCGGAGCAGCTCTCGCTCCTTACCGGTCTTATCAAAATGAATCAGGTCGACCGGCAAAAGGAGAATATGGACCGTTTCCCCCTTCCTCTCCAGGGCATTTCGTTGGAAAAGGTGGAGCGCGACTTTGTCCTTCAGGCTCTTGAGCAGACCTCCTGGAATGTCACACAGGCAGCGAAGCTCCTGGGACTGACCCGCGATACGCTCCGATACCGGATGGATAAATATAAACTTGAGCCCTCTTCTTCCCAATAG